GATTTCGAACAGTCCCTCGCCGACCTGCAAACACTGGTCGAGCGTCTGGAGAACGGTGAATTGTCGCTGGAAGACTCGCTGACCGCTTTCGAGCAGGGCATCGGTCTGACCCGTGACTGCCAGGCAGCGCTGGCCCAGGCCGAGCAAAAGGTCCAGGTGCTGCTGGAGCGCGATGGCGAGCTGGCCGAGGAACCCTTCGACGCGGACCAGCCAGAATGATCGCGGCGTATTCGGCGACCAGCCAGGCGCGGGTCAATGCGGCACTGGAAACCCTGTTCAACGCACCGCTGCCGGAATTGGCGCGGCTTTACGAAGCGATGCGCTACAGCGTGATGAACGGCGGCAAACGCGTGCGTCCGCTGCTGGCTTACGCCGCGTGCGAAGCCCTCGGCGGCAAGGCCGAGCAGGCCAACGGCGCGGCGAGTGCAGTGGAGCTGATTCACGCCTACTCGCTGGTACACGACGATTTGCCGGCGATGGACGACGACGATCTGCGTCGCGGCCAGCCGACCACTCACAAGAAATTCGATGAAGCCTGCGCGATTCTCGCCGGTGACGGCCTGCAGAGCCTGGCGTTCAGCGCCCTGCTCGACCCGCGTCTGAGCGACCTGAGCGCGGATATCCGCCTGCAACAGGTCACGGCGCTGGCGCACGCGGCAGGCCCGGCCGGCATGGTCGGCGGCCAGGCCATCGACCTCGGTTCGGTCGGCCTCAAGCTCGATCAAAAAGCCCT
This genomic window from Pseudomonas kribbensis contains:
- a CDS encoding exodeoxyribonuclease VII small subunit yields the protein MARKKAALDFEQSLADLQTLVERLENGELSLEDSLTAFEQGIGLTRDCQAALAQAEQKVQVLLERDGELAEEPFDADQPE
- the ispA gene encoding (2E,6E)-farnesyl diphosphate synthase; its protein translation is MIAAYSATSQARVNAALETLFNAPLPELARLYEAMRYSVMNGGKRVRPLLAYAACEALGGKAEQANGAASAVELIHAYSLVHDDLPAMDDDDLRRGQPTTHKKFDEACAILAGDGLQSLAFSALLDPRLSDLSADIRLQQVTALAHAAGPAGMVGGQAIDLGSVGLKLDQKALEQMHRHKTGALIEVSVKLGALASGRAEKDELKALQSYAQAIGLAFQVQDDILDVESDTETLGKRQGADIARDKPTYPALLGLDAAKAYALELRDQALHALRPFDAAAEPLRDLARYIVDRRN